The nucleotide sequence GCCGTGGGGCTGTACCACAACAACGCCCAGGCCTTGATCGGCAACGATGCCGACATCACGGCGGATCACATTGGTGTGGGCAGCCATGTGGAATTGCCCTGGGACCTCGCCAGCGTCTCCGATTTCAGCAATGTGCCCGAGACCCTGTCCACGATCTACGATGATCTCAAGCAAAGCGGCGCCCCGCTTACCACCGGCTATGCCGACGCCGAGTCGGACACCGGCGATGTGGGCGTCTCCGGTGCCGTCAACTTCCTCGCTGTCAACGACGACGCCACCGCCTGGGTGGGCACTGGCGCCCAGCTCATCAGCAACGCAGCCGACCACGCAACCTGGAGCACCACGGTGGACATCGGCCCCGACGAGAGCGATCCGAGCAAAGAAATCCAGGACGAGTTCAAATGGAAAGCTGCGGTCGACATCGCCGCTGAGAGCCTGGCGCAGGTCATCACCGACGCCGGCAATTTCAAGCTGCTTAGCCTGAACGGCACCGGCGGCGAAGGCAGCGCCACCTCGGTGGGCGGCGGCGTCGACCTGGTGAATTTCGACAACACAACGCTGGCCGGTATCGGCAGTGGTGCAACGGTGACGGCCTCTACGCTGGCCGTAGACGCCGACGCCACGGATCAGCTCATCACCATTACACCGAGCGCGGGGCGCGGGTCGGGTATCTCTGCCAACGTGATTTTCGCCATGGCAAACGTGGACGATCACACCCATGCTTCCATCGATTCGTCCGCCAATGTCAACGCCGACGCCGTGGATGTCAGCGCGCATCAGGGGCTGGGCGCATGGTCGATCGCCGGCGCTATTTCACAGGGCTCCTCGGCGGGCGTTGGTGTCGGTATCGCCGTCAACAACCTCAAGACCGATACCGCGGCCTACATCGCCGACAACAGCGCGGATGCCCAGTTTGTGGGCGACACCGCGACGACACCGCCCAATATCGCCGATGCTGTCCTGACCGCCGGCACGGTCGGCAGCGGCTCGGTTAATACTGCCAAACTTACGGTCAAGGCCAGGACGGACGGGCGTAGCGGCGCCATCGCGGTCTCGGGCGCGGCGGCTTCCAGCAGCAACAAGGAGGGTGGCAGTCAAGGCGGCAGTGGCGGAGGTGGTTCCGGCTCCGGAGGAAGTGCCGGCAAACTCGTGGGTGAGAAAGGTCCTGTGTTTCTCGACCTGACGCAGAACTTCCTCTTCAATCCCGATTCCGAGACCAGCGGTTTCACGCCGGAGAACGTCCTTTCCAGCTTGCCGCTGCTGACCCAGCTGTTCAGCTCCGCCAATAAGGAAGAAGGCCAGAGCGATAGCGGCGGCGGTGGGAGCGAGAAAAAACCCAAGTTCGGGTTGGCCGTTTCCGGCAGCGCCACGGTGAACCTGGCCAAACTGGGCACCACCGCCGACCTGGACGGCGCGACGGTCCACCAGTCAGCCTCCGGCACGGCCAGCGAAGTCACCGTCAATGCCATCAACAATACCCAACTGATCAGCGCCAGCGGCGCCGGCGCCCTAGCCTCGGCCAAGAACTCCAGCAGCAACTTCAGCGCCGGTATCGCCGGGGCCGTGGCCTATAGCCTCATCGAAAATCCCACCCGCGCACTGATTCGCGGCTCGACCCTTTCCAATACGGGGGACGTGACGGTACAGGCGCTCAGCGGTGGCAGCGAACTGGACCTGGGCCTGGGCCTGTCGGTTAATACCTCCGGCGGCAACAGCAGCGCCGCCGTGGCGGGTTCGGCTTCGATCAGCCAGGTCACGAACACGACTGCCGCCACAGTGGCGGATTCCAGCCTCACGGGCGGCGGCGACGTCACTATCACGGGCTACGATCACACCGACATCGGCGCCGGGGGCGGCAGTCTGGCGGTGGGCGGCAAGGGGGGCGTGGGTGTCGCAGTGACCTACAGCGACATTAAAAATGTCGCCTCCTCCCTGCTTCAGGGCGGCAGCCTGGACGGCTACAACGACGTTTCGGTAAAGGGCCTGTCCGCCAGCCGCATCGCCGATGGTGCGGCCACGATTCAAGCCAGTTCGCAAAGCAAGAGCACCGGTCTGGAAGGCGCCTTCGTCGTCAACCAAATTACCAACACTACGAAAGGCCTGATTCAGGGTGATAGCAGTGGTGCGGCGACGTTGACCGACATCGGCGGCGACGTGACGGTGCGCGGGGCCGGTGAAGCCCCCGATGACGATTTGGACAACATTATAGACGGCGGCACCGCCGATCCGATCGTCTCACTCGTGGATTTCACCGGCGCGGCGATTGGCGGCGATGACGCCAAGGGTACGGCCATCTTTGCCGTGGCCGGGGCGGTCGGCGCGTCCTCCAACAACGTGGGCGTCTCTTTCGCCTACAACGATATTGGCGATACCTTCTCGGCCGGCATCGAGCACGCGGATATCTCCACCAGCGGTGCGGTGGCAGTGGAGGCGACCGACGACACCCGCATAATCGGGCTGGGGGTGGGGCTGAGTCTGTCCGACGGCGATTTCGCCGGCCTGGGCTCGGCCACCGCCAATCTGGTCAATGACAACGTCACCGCCACCGTGGGTGATTCGGCCGCGGTCACGAACACCACCACTATAAATGCCGCCAGCCTGAAAGTGGTCGCCGACAACAGCGCGCAGATCGACACACTGGCCGGCAGCGTAGCGATTGCCACCAACGGTGCAGCGGCAGGTGTGGCGATCTCGTTCAATGAAATCGGCAACCAGACGAAAGCCAGCATCACCCACTCCCAGGTGACTACCACCGGCTCCGACACCGCGACCGGCTGCGACAGCGCCGTCAGCGCCAATGTCCTGGTTCAGGGCTGTTCCAGCGGCGATATCGAGTCGGCGGCGGTGGCCGGCGCCGTGGGTGACGGCATTGCCCTGGCGGGCTCTTTCAGCATCAACGACATCGGCACGGAAGATGCCACGCCTTTGGCTGATCTGCGCGAGACTTATACCCACGCCACGGTGGGCAATAGCACTGTCACTGCCCATAGCCTGGGCGTGGATGCGACCAACAGCGCCACCATCCAGACACTGTCGGGCGGCATCGCCGCATCGGCGGGCGAGGGTAGCGTCGGCGCGGCCTTCTCCATCGACAACATTGCCGCCAATACCGCGGCCAGCCTTGCGGACAGCGAGCTGGACATAAATGATGCCGTGCAGGTGACTGCCGACAGCAGCGGCAAAATCAAAGGTATTTCCGTGGGCGGCTCGGTCTCCGACGGCTTCGCCGCAGCAGGCTCGTTGACGGATAACCTCATCGGCAACACCACGACCGCCGATGCTAGCGGGATGGCTGGTATCGCGCTGTCCACCAAGGCATCCATGCAGTCGCTGACGGTCAAGGCCACGGACAGCGCGACCATCCAGTCGCTTGCCGGCGCGGTTGCCCTCGCCGCGGGCGATGGCGCCGTGGGCGGTGCCGCGGGCTTCAACGCGATCACTGATACCACCAGCGCGACGCTGGAGAAGTCGGCCCTGGACGTGGCGGGCACCACCGACGTCAGAGCGGATTCCTCCGGCGATATTCAGACCCTGGCGGTCGCCGCTGCGGGTTCGGGCGGCGTCGCGCTGGCCGGCGCAGCGACGACCAATACCATCGGTAACACTATTAGCGCCAAGGTTAGCAACGTCGCTGTTAACGATACCAGCAATGACACCACGATCAGCGCCAGTGACGATTCCTCCATTACCTCGTCGGCGGATTCGGCCGGGGTCGGGGCCGATGGCGGCGGCGGCGCCGCGGTTGCGGTCAACCATATCGGCAACGGCGTGACCGCCGAGCTTTCGGGGGGTACATACCACGCCAGGAACGTGACAGTAGCGGCGGACAGCAGCAATCCGAACAGCGCCAACAGCGCCAATATCCAGACCCTGGCTGCCGGTGTGGGGGGTGGCGGCGAAGTGGGCGGTGCTGCCTCGGTGGCGGTGAATGTAGAAACCGGCTCGGTCACCGCGGACATCACCGGCGGCGCGGACGTGACCGCCGAGGACAACGTCGCCGTCACGGCGCACAACCGCCAGGGCATTGATGTTTTCGCCGGCAGTCTGGGGATCGGGGTGACGGCCGGACTGGGCTTCGGCCTGGTGGTGAACGACCTGCAGGGCACCACGTCGGCCTATATCGACGGGACAGACACCCACGTGAACGCGCTGGCCAAGCACAGCAGCGATCAGCTCAATGTTGCCAGCGGCCAGCTCTCCCACCCCGACAGCCTGGATGTCACCCAGGTCCACAGCCGTGGCGACTACGCCGCGCCGGATTTGAGCGAAGCCGCGGTCAACGTCACGGGTCTGGCCGTGAACGCCGCCAGCCAGCAAAGCGTGGCGACACTGGGCTTGAGCCTGGCCGTGTCGTTCGATCCCGAGGGGTCGGCGGCACTGTCGGCCATGATTGGCGCCAACGTGCTGGGCGGCACGACCCAGGCCTATATTCAGGACGCCCAGATCAATCAGGGCGATGATCAGAACCGCGCCGGCACCGATCAGCGAGTCAGCGTCATCGGCAGCAGCCATACCTACGCTGCCAACTTCGTGGCCGGCTTCGCCGGCGGCACAGGCGATGTTGCCGCCGCCGGCGCGGTCGACGTCAATGCTTTCGACCAGTCCACCCAGGCCTATCTGAGCGGGGTCACCCTAACCAGCAAAGGTGAAACCGGCATAGACGCCGAGGCCAGCCAGCGCGCCGTGGGCATCGCGGCGGGCCTGGCCGCTGCGATCACGGGCGGCGCCGGTACCGGCATTCTCAACCTGTTCAACGCCGACACCGAAGCCTACGTTGTCGGTGACTCCGTCGATAACGCCACCCCGCCCCCGGATCTGGCCTGGGTCGCCAGCACCATTAACGCCGGCAGTCTGTCGGTGAAGGCGAAGAGCGAAAACGACGCCAACCTGGACGGCGGCTCCGGCGCTTTCGGCGCTGCCGGACTGGCGGGCACTTTTCTGCTCGGCATCAGCAACAACACCACCGATGCCTATATCGGGGACGAAAACGCGGATACGACGCTGCACGTGCCGGGCAGCGTGACGGTCCGGGCAGATTCCGTCACCAATCTGAGCAGCACCACCCTGACCGCCTCGGCTGGCAGCGACGCGATCGCAGGCATGGCCGCAGTCACCGTGGTCGGCAACCATACCAACGCGTATCTCAACGGCGTTCAGCTGGATCAGGATACAAATGACGACGCGGCCCACTCGGTGACGGTGGCGGCCCAGGAAACGCTGGATCTCTCGCCCACGGCCGGCTCGGTGGCGGTGGGTGGGGGTGGGCACGCAGCCGGCGCGTCGGCCAACGTCATCGTGCTCGACAGCCAGGTGAGCGCAGCCATCGAAAACAGTCAGGTCAACGCTAAGGGCGGTGCGGTTGCAGTGACTGCCGAAAGCGATAAGACCATCAACATGACCACTATTTCGGGGGCGCTTGGAGCAGATCTGGGCATCAGCGGTGCCGCTGGTGTGATCGTCTTCGGCCAGGGCAGTCTGGCCAACAACGACCAGGGCGACGACCCCAACGACGAACTCAACAAGGGCGGCGACGGCACGTTGTCCAAGCTGGGCAGCTTCGGCACCAGTTCGCCGGTGAGCGGTGATGAAACTGGCAATACGCTGTCCTCCAGCGAGCTCACTCAGGTCAACTCTGCCAGCCAGGTTTCCCTGCTGGACGGTAACGGCAACCTGAATCAGGGCACCGACGGCACGACAGCGAATATCACCCACAGTCACGTCGACAGCGCTGGGCTCACCGTGCAGGCGACGGACACCAATGCCGTGTCCAACATCGTCGGCAATCTGGCCGCCGGCGGTTTCCTGGGGGCGGGCGGCGCGGTGGGGTTCACACTGGTCTACGATACCGTGGGCGCCACGGTGGACAGCGATTCGGTGCTCAATGCCACCGGCACCGTACTCATCGACGCCGAGGTGGACAACGGCACCATTGCCGATGCGCTCAACGGGCTCGACAGCAGTCAGGGGCAAGGCGGCATATCCGGCCTGCCGGTGATCAATGACGGCAACCGTTATGCGGTGCAGACCATCGCCGTGCAGGGGGCTGCCGGCGGCGTCGGTCTCGGCGCCGCGGTCGCAATCTCCGAGATCGACAATACGGTACAGGCCAACGTGGCGGGCACGATTCATGGCAATGACACCAATACGCTGGAGATAGACGCCAACGACAAGAGCGGCGTCACCGCGACCGGTGGCGGCGCCAGTGTGGGCGGTCTGGCCGCCGGCGTTGTCGTGGCACAGGCCAAAAAGAGCAGCAGCGTCGTCGCGGCAATCGGCACCGTTACGGCAGACAGCCAGTCGGATACAGGCATCAGCCTGGACGGCTCGAATACCACCGCGGATCAGCTGTACGGCATTACGCTGCACGCCAGTGACGGCGGTGCATCCGTCGCCAGGGCGGCGGGTGTAGCGGCAGGGCTGACGGCTGCGGCCAACGCAGCGGACGCCAACAGTTCCGATGTGGCCAAAGTGACCGCGGGTGTGGGGCATAGCGCTTCTGTTTCGGCCGGGAGCAGTGGTGTGGATGTGGAAGCTACCGATCATCCACAGACCGAAGCCGACGCATTCGGGCTGAGTATTGGCGGCTATGTGGGCCTGGGAGCGTCGGTCGCCACAGCAGCGGATTCGCCCACCGTGACTGCGATGATCGGGGACGAAGCCACGATCGAGGGCGCCGGCGCTACTGCCCTTAAAGTCGCGGCCACGAATGCGCCGCTGACTGATGAGCACGGCGCCTATGCCCATGCCGTGGGCGGTGCCGGCGGGGTGCTGTTCGGTGCCGATGCGAGCGTGGCCGCGGCCTCATCAGATGCAACGGTAGTCGCCCAAACCGGCAACGGCGTGGGGCTGCCACTGGGCGCGGTGGCAATCAGCGCAATAAACACCACCGACCAGTCGGCTTCGGCCACCGGCGTCGGCGTGGGCTTCATCGGAATCGGGGGCCACAGTATCCCATGCCAACGCAAAGACCACGACTGCGGCGACTCTGGGCGCTTCCAACATCGGCCAAGAAACCGCTTCGGCCGGGCCACGCAGCGGCCACCTGAATGTAATGGCTGTGGGAACGGATACGGACGTCTCCGATGCCACTGCCGGCAGTGGCGGGGTGGTCGCCGGCAATGCCGCCACGTCGAACACCGCTGATAACTCTACGGTGACGGCCACCATTGCACAGGGCAATGAGTTGGCGGCCGGCAATATCGGAGTGGATGCGGCGCATACCGACCAGTATGCAGCCACGGCCAACTCAAGCAGTGCGGGTGCGGCCAGCGCCAGCGGGGCGTTTGCAGAAAATGACGCCAGCAGCACGGTGCTGACGCAGATCGATGCGGGCAACAAGTTCTACGCCACCGGCAATATTCTGATCACTGCCGAAAATCATTTCATGGATAATAATCCGGATGCTGCCGTGACCGGCGGCAGCGGGGGCGTGCTAGCGGGTGCTGCAGCGGCCAGTAAAACCGTTCTGACCGGCAACGCCGATGTCTTGGTTGCTGATGGCGTGACGTTGGATGCCGGACTGGATCAGGCTGTCGCCGAGGCACTACTGACCCAGTATGACGGCTATTCCTATACCAGCGGCAACGATCCGTTCGCCCGAGTTGGCAACGTGATCATCACGGCCAGCAGCATACTGCACGCCGACGACACGGTGACTATGGATGTAGGCGGCGTGTTGGGTGGCAGCGGTACTGCGTCCAGCCTCAGCGCGACCTTAAACAACAAAGTACAGCTGGGCGATTCGGATAAGCTCGTAGCCAGCGGCAACGTCGGGCTTGGCACCTTCACCCAGGGCGAGGTCACAGAGAATGCAGAGGATCATACCTACGGCGGCGGCGCCGTGGGCGATGCCAACGCCAGCACCATCGTCGGTACCGATCAGACGGTGAACCTGGCCGGCAATGACGAACTGCTGGCCTTCGGCGCCATCAACGTGACAGCCGGTTTTGACCCGGCTGGCAATATTCCGACCCTCTTAAGCATTGATTCCCTGGCCGCCTCCTACGTGCGCGGCATCATCGCCATTCCGGCCGCCAGCGCGACCACACAGGGAACCAGCAATGCGCACGTCAATGTGGGCAACGGCAGCCAGTTGCTCGGCGGTGGCGATGTCACGCTGGGCGCCTACGAGAGCCAGCCGGCCGTGAATGCCGATGGCACGGGCCAAGGGTTCGAGGCGGGCTTCGTCCCGGTCACTAACCACGATAGTCATGCCACCTCTGCGCACTCCGGAGACGTGGCCCTCGACGGATCGGTCACTGCCGGCATTTATGCCGACGACGAAGTCAACATCGGCGCCAACGGAAGACTGACCCACGATCACGGAGCTCCGCTGTATTACTACCAACAGAATGATTTTCAACCGCAGGACTACATTCAAGCTCATTCCAGCGGCTTTGATGCCAACAATCCGCAGGGGGGCAATACGGACCCGACCTCTACCGAGTCCGGCCCGCTTCAGCCGCCGACAGGCGTCTCGCCTGCAGGCACGGCTGGCGAGGCGGTAAGCACTGGGGGCAGCGGCGACACATCCTCGAGCGGCAGTAACCCCACCGAGCCCTCCGCCGATAAGCTCTCGCCGCTGGATTCCCTGGCCATGACGACGACTCAGGGGCCGACCTCAGCAACCACCCTGGGCTCTCTTTACGCGGCTGGCGGTAACGTAACGGTCCATGCCGACCAGCTCTCCGGTAGCGGCCATATCACGGCCCAAGGCGGCCCACAGATCAACGTCGAAAACGCCAGTGACGACTATCTGGTTCTGGGCGGTATCAAGATTCCGGGTTCGGATGGCGGGCAGGTTGTCTTCACCGGGGCGGCTTCGCAGAGCAGCGATACAGCCCTGCAATTGACGCCAACTTCCGATAGCGCCAAGCCGGTCATTAATATCAACAACACCAGTGACAATGTCGTGAAAGTGCCGGGCGATCCCAGTACATTGAATCAGGGCGCGGCCATTTTCATAGGCGGCAACGTGACCAACGATTCCGGCCAGGTGAACATCACCAACGCCAGCGGTTCCATTGGTCAGTTCGCACTCATCTCCGCCCTGCAGGTCACCGAGATTGCGCCCAACGGCGCCGTGGCCATCTACAAGCCAAACAGCGTCCTCAACGCCGGCAGTGACCCACTCGGGGTCTTTGCAAGCTGGCAGATAGATTTAGGTAACGCCAACAAGGCGGTGGACTATGTGGCCAATGCCATGTTCGGCGGCTCGTACAACAACATGCTCACCAGGAGGGCCCTGAACGACAACAATATTCTGTTTTGGGACAAAGACCCCGACGGCAGCGGTACAACCTACACACCGTCAGGGTCGGCCTACGTCTTTCTGGGCCAGTGCGCATCCGCTGTTTCCGGGGCCGACTGCAGCGAGGGTACTGCCAAGGCTTTGAGTCCCGTGGGCGGCGCCTATAGCGGCCTGCCGCAGGGCTATGCCGGTGACGCCTACTTCCCCGAGCTGGAACAACTTGCCCTTAACGCCAGTAACAACAATGCACCGCCCAGCAACGGTGGCGACAGCGGTTCACTGATTTCTGCGGCAATTATTTCCATTACCGGTAAGGACATCAATATTTCCGGTGAACTGGACGCGGGGCGTCCGACAGACTATCAGGTCTCTGTTAGCCCATATTTTCAGGATTATATCGATCAGTACCTAAGCGATCAGCCGGCGTCCAGCGGCATCGTGGATGTGCCGCAGAACTACATGATGGATGGCACCAGACAACAACTCTGGTCGGTCAATCAGGCCTCCATACCCGGCCTGCCGGCACAAGTGCAGTACGACGTGGCCAACAAGCGCGTCGTGGTGAACAATATCAATGCCTCGGGTGGGGGTGTCGTGGTGCTGAACGGTGGCATCGTCAATACCACCACAATTGGGAATATCAATATAAATGACGGCTACGGCCACGTCACCGTGGACAGTAAAAGCACGCTGCCGGTGGAGGTGCGTGACATCAACACGGGCAGCAATACGTTGGGTCAGATCAAGATCACCGACACGGAAAAGACTTTTTCAGTGAACGGGAAGGATATAGCCCAGACCCACTGGTATATCGATCAGCAGGGAGTAGGCCTCAATGTATATGACAACTCCAACGGCGCCGCCTCCGTGGATAATGCGCATCTTGACGCCTCCTACAACAGCGCACCCGCCAATCTGGAGTACATGCCGGAAACAGGCCTGCGCTATCAATGGACGCAACAGGTCAAACTGGCGCGGGATCTGTCCACGCTCACAACCTTTTCCCCCTGGCACTATCAGGACGCGAACAACAACGCGACCAATACGCCGCAGTACAAGCTCACCGGCGTGACCATCACCCCCGGAAACTCGGCTGACGCGCCGGAATTCGAGGAAAGCATCACCGGCACTGCGAGCTACGGCGTATTTTCCGGCTTAGGCAATGGTCATAATATAGCGTCCGTGGAGCACGTGATTTATCACGGCTGCGACAAGGGCACCTGCAATTACGGATTTCCGGAAACCGGCTATTACGACACCGGCAGTGGGCGGAAGATGGGTGGAGCCTTCGAGTACATCTACCCCACCCAGGCACAGTTGAATCTGACTTCTTCGGTGAAAGCGGATTATCCGATCGGAATATCGTTCACTGGCAATGCCCAGGGGCAGGTAAATATCGCCAGCCCCAGCACGGTATTGATCGCCGGTAAGATCTATAATCCCAGCGGTCCGACCGAAATTGACGCCGGCGGCGCGATCAATGAAGGATTGCAGGGCAATATCATCTCCAACGGTCTGACCCTGAATGCGAATGACGGTATAGCCGCCGCCGACCGGCCCCTTCTGGGGTCGCTGACTGGCGGCCTGCTCAACGTAACCGCCGGTAACCAGGGTGTTTATCAGAAGTTTGCCTCTAGCGTTAACGTAGGACATATCAGCATCGGCAATGCCGCCCAGGGCTATGGCGATCTCGTGCTGCAGGCGGCCCAGTCCATCACCGCGGGTGATGCCGGTGACAACATAACCGCCGATAACATCGCGCTCGTCAGCACGTCGGGTGGTATTGGCACTGATTCCATGCCGCTGACTCTTTCGGCCCATCCCGCAATCAATGCGAACGGCAGCCCGGACGGCGGGGTGGTCAACCTGACCGGCCTGCAGGACATCAACCTGGTCGAGGATTACGGCAACCTACGTATCGGCCTGATCCAGTCGACTGCCGGAAACGTGAGCCTCGCCGCCACTCGAGGCTCCATGGTGGATGCCAGCGGCACCACCTCCGGACAGGCCCTGTCCCAGGCGCAGTTAACCAAGGTGCGCCAGGATTTGCACCTGACCAGCGATGAAAACGGCGCACAGATTGCCGAGAGCAACTCCAAGACACCTTTCGAGAACACAGTCGACGCCAAATACAATCAGTACTGGCAGTTGTTGCAAAATGGCAGCGTCAGCAACAGCGGGGAGTATCAGCTCGGCGCGAGCAAGGTGGCTTTATACAAGCCGTTGGTCAGCGCTGCGCTGGGTTTGAACGAAGCGACGACCGCGCAGGTGCAAAGCTATGTTAATGATCAGTATCACTCACTACTGACGTTCTTTCAGAACAACATAGATTCGAACGCGACGACCCAGCCGAATTTTAATACATACGATCCCGATTTCGCCTATCAGGCGACGAGCAGCCAGATCGATAGCCTCACCAACGGAGCCGTCTATACCCCCGGGCAGCTGGTGCAGGCAATCAACAAGCAGGCACTGGACAGCGCTGGTAATACCCCGGTGGGCACAGCAACGCCCAATGTAGTCGGTCGCAGCGTGACTTTGACCACCCAAGCAAGTATTGGCGCGCTGGGACAAACGACAGCTATTGATGCCACGGATCTCAAAAACGGCACCCTCAGCGACGACAAGGCGGCTGCGCTGGCAGCCGCTTCAGCACCGGGCGACGTCACGCTGATCAGGGATGCCAACGGTGATGTCACGGAAATAGACGTGCAGCAAACCGAGCCGCTATTCCTTACCACCTCGGGCACCGTGAACGCCACGGCACCATCCGGCAACGGTTCCATATTCCTTCAGGACAACAGCGGCCTGACGCTGGCGAGTATCGCTGCGGGCAAGGATGTGCGCTTGATCTCTGTGGACAGCATCATCAATGGCCTGCCTGATCTCACTCAGCCGGTAATCACCGCGGGTGGCGATCTCACCCTGCTGGCCGGTAGCGCCGGCAGCATTGGCACGCCGGCCCAGTCCGCGGGCTCGCCCCCGGTTGAGGCCGCGCCGCTGACCTATAGTATCGACGGCACGCTCCAGGCCGCCGATGCCGGCCAGGATGTGGTGCTCAAGGCTATCGGCCACGATCTGGTTCTGGGGCGTGTAGGCGCAGGCAACAATATTTTCCTGGACGCCCCGGACGGCGGTATTTACGGTTTCCTGGACGGGCTTTCGGTGAATGGTCAGAA is from Salinisphaera sp. LB1 and encodes:
- a CDS encoding leukotoxin LktA family filamentous adhesin, producing MKRSNKIARICRTAQKKSRSGHARHMAQPVVTSVPSFRLAPLTAAILASFGVSAPAWAGPNVITPDGRTQTRLDVHGQITDINTQTVSGKDGFNSFHRFEEADGSTVNLHLPGGTDNLINLVHDRKILINGTLNSLKNGELGGHVFFADPHGMLVGTEGVLNVGTLSVSTPTQQFVDGVIGPSGIINAASVSALKAGTAPQAADATVDIKGQVNAPHGVRIHARTVDASGVILIQQQPGADTLSAGAAVNIGQTAAQPMLARSNDGGIQIIAASDVHLSGTLRADGAQTTGGSSVLVAADGDATLNGATIQADRWGSDADGGAVTVTVGHDLGLKNTDISANAGTTGDGGTITVLAGHDATVDNLQVSARGGDQGGHGGTVEVSAIHSEMLSGASFDLSAPKGTGGLLSFDPDDLTISGQVNTNGAVYTQIKAGTITVENGGVINTRMTSDSGSSAAKAAPNDVSDLSKGDSGNISLEAPIITLNSGAQLLAFASGGYTAGDISLTAEATDNQPFGLADAETAITVNGTLKGGNIDIAASSEATADYSDLKQSISDTLDQVASVTGIPTAVTDLISKVVGNGVPPPPLGVEIANANAKISIGATADIEADGHVDIEAETNTKAATSALNSLELTQNSVLAAGVFGEVTGHATATVASSANVQAGQDFSLKAINNDELEISAEASGSQSTVGLTAAIGAADINATATIDSGADISAGNVTVLAHNSNSFGVEAKVDVADGSTAGLAAALAFINTAADAEENANLGTSDNTIGSLVVDASSSTAKTEVGTETAAGNESDGSSPIDVVGSGGGDLPGFLEGKLSDYFTKADTSTAGETGQTSGSEDSSSLRLGSAVALTDSTQKATAKIGDDTTVNASGQVAVLAATTSEDVHNSAGSETTSGDGNSADLSISLAVAVGLYHNNAQALIGNDADITADHIGVGSHVELPWDLASVSDFSNVPETLSTIYDDLKQSGAPLTTGYADAESDTGDVGVSGAVNFLAVNDDATAWVGTGAQLISNAADHATWSTTVDIGPDESDPSKEIQDEFKWKAAVDIAAESLAQVITDAGNFKLLSLNGTGGEGSATSVGGGVDLVNFDNTTLAGIGSGATVTASTLAVDADATDQLITITPSAGRGSGISANVIFAMANVDDHTHASIDSSANVNADAVDVSAHQGLGAWSIAGAISQGSSAGVGVGIAVNNLKTDTAAYIADNSADAQFVGDTATTPPNIADAVLTAGTVGSGSVNTAKLTVKARTDGRSGAIAVSGAAASSSNKEGGSQGGSGGGGSGSGGSAGKLVGEKGPVFLDLTQNFLFNPDSETSGFTPENVLSSLPLLTQLFSSANKEEGQSDSGGGGSEKKPKFGLAVSGSATVNLAKLGTTADLDGATVHQSASGTASEVTVNAINNTQLISASGAGALASAKNSSSNFSAGIAGAVAYSLIENPTRALIRGSTLSNTGDVTVQALSGGSELDLGLGLSVNTSGGNSSAAVAGSASISQVTNTTAATVADSSLTGGGDVTITGYDHTDIGAGGGSLAVGGKGGVGVAVTYSDIKNVASSLLQGGSLDGYNDVSVKGLSASRIADGAATIQASSQSKSTGLEGAFVVNQITNTTKGLIQGDSSGAATLTDIGGDVTVRGAGEAPDDDLDNIIDGGTADPIVSLVDFTGAAIGGDDAKGTAIFAVAGAVGASSNNVGVSFAYNDIGDTFSAGIEHADISTSGAVAVEATDDTRIIGLGVGLSLSDGDFAGLGSATANLVNDNVTATVGDSAAVTNTTTINAASLKVVADNSAQIDTLAGSVAIATNGAAAGVAISFNEIGNQTKASITHSQVTTTGSDTATGCDSAVSANVLVQGCSSGDIESAAVAGAVGDGIALAGSFSINDIGTEDATPLADLRETYTHATVGNSTVTAHSLGVDATNSATIQTLSGGIAASAGEGSVGAAFSIDNIAANTAASLADSELDINDAVQVTADSSGKIKGISVGGSVSDGFAAAGSLTDNLIGNTTTADASGMAGIALSTKASMQSLTVKATDSATIQSLAGAVALAAGDGAVGGAAGFNAITDTTSATLEKSALDVAGTTDVRADSSGDIQTLAVAAAGSGGVALAGAATTNTIGNTISAKVSNVAVNDTSNDTTISASDDSSITSSADSAGVGADGGGGAAVAVNHIGNGVTAELSGGTYHARNVTVAADSSNPNSANSANIQTLAAGVGGGGEVGGAASVAVNVETGSVTADITGGADVTAEDNVAVTAHNRQGIDVFAGSLGIGVTAGLGFGLVVNDLQGTTSAYIDGTDTHVNALAKHSSDQLNVASGQLSHPDSLDVTQVHSRGDYAAPDLSEAAVNVTGLAVNAASQQSVATLGLSLAVSFDPEGSAALSAMIGANVLGGTTQAYIQDAQINQGDDQNRAGTDQRVSVIGSSHTYAANFVAGFAGGTGDVAAAGAVDVNAFDQSTQAYLSGVTLTSKGETGIDAEASQRAVGIAAGLAAAITGGAGTGILNLFNADTEAYVVGDSVDNATPPPDLAWVASTINAGSLSVKAKSENDANLDGGSGAFGAAGLAGTFLLGISNNTTDAYIGDENADTTLHVPGSVTVRADSVTNLSSTTLTASAGSDAIAGMAAVTVVGNHTNAYLNGVQLDQDTNDDAAHSVTVAAQETLDLSPTAGSVAVGGGGHAAGASANVIVLDSQVSAAIENSQVNAKGGAVAVTAESDKTINMTTISGALGADLGISGAAGVIVFGQGSLANNDQGDDPNDELNKGGDGTLSKLGSFGTSSPVSGDETGNTLSSSELTQVNSASQVSLLDGNGNLNQGTDGTTANITHSHVDSAGLTVQATDTNAVSNIVGNLAAGGFLGAGGAVGFTLVYDTVGATVDSDSVLNATGTVLIDAEVDNGTIADALNGLDSSQGQGGISGLPVINDGNRYAVQTIAVQGAAGGVGLGAAVAISEIDNTVQANVAGTIHGNDTNTLEIDANDKSGVTATGGGASVGGLAAGVVVAQAKKSSSVVAAIGTVTADSQSDTGISLDGSNTTADQLYGITLHASDGGASVARAAGVAAGLTAAANAADANSSDVAKVTAGVGHSASVSAGSSGVDVEATDHPQTEADAFGLSIGGYVGLGASVATAADSPTVTAMIGDEATIEGAGATALKVAATNAPLTDEHGAYAHAVGGAGGVLFGADASVAAASSDATVVAQTGNGVGLPLGAVAISAINTTDQSASATGVGVGFIGIGGHSIPCQRKDHDCGDSGRFQHRPRNRFGRATQRPPECNGCGNGYGRLRCHCRQWRGGRRQCRHVEHR